A window of Fictibacillus halophilus contains these coding sequences:
- the wecB gene encoding non-hydrolyzing UDP-N-acetylglucosamine 2-epimerase, with translation MAEKVKVMTIFGTRPEAIKMAPLVLELEKYNEQIESIVTVTAQHREMLDQVLEIFGVTPDHDLNIMKDRQTLIDVTTRALQGLDEIMKEVKPDVVLVHGDTTTTFVASLAAFYNKIAVGHVEAGLRTWNKYSPYPEEMNRQLTGVISDLNFAPTDTAARNLLNENKSGDSIYVTGNTAIDALKTTVKEDYTHEVLDKLGNDRLILLTAHRRENLGDPMRNMFRAIKRLVNEHDDVQVVYPVHLNPAVREVADEILKDDNRIHLIEPLGVVDFHNFASRAHIILTDSGGVQEEAPSLGVPVLVLRDTTERPEGIDAGTLKLAGTDEETIYGLAKELLTDDAAYEAMSKASNPYGDGEASRRIAEAILHYFGKSTERPDTFRTLGV, from the coding sequence ATGGCTGAAAAAGTTAAAGTAATGACGATCTTCGGTACAAGACCAGAAGCGATTAAGATGGCTCCACTTGTGTTGGAGTTAGAAAAATATAACGAACAGATCGAATCCATTGTTACGGTTACGGCACAACACCGTGAAATGCTTGATCAAGTTCTAGAGATCTTTGGGGTAACACCTGACCATGATCTAAACATCATGAAGGATCGTCAAACGTTAATAGACGTAACGACTCGTGCACTTCAAGGTCTAGATGAGATCATGAAAGAAGTGAAGCCTGACGTCGTTCTTGTTCATGGTGATACGACGACAACGTTTGTTGCGAGTCTTGCAGCGTTTTATAATAAAATCGCAGTCGGACACGTGGAAGCAGGCCTTCGTACGTGGAACAAATACTCTCCGTACCCAGAAGAGATGAACCGTCAATTAACGGGTGTTATTTCAGATTTAAACTTTGCTCCAACAGATACTGCAGCTAGAAACCTATTAAACGAAAACAAGTCTGGCGACAGCATCTATGTAACAGGTAATACAGCGATTGATGCATTGAAGACGACCGTAAAAGAAGATTATACACATGAAGTTCTCGATAAATTAGGAAACGATCGATTGATCTTGCTAACGGCTCACCGTCGTGAAAACTTAGGTGACCCTATGCGTAACATGTTCCGTGCGATTAAGCGTTTAGTGAACGAGCATGACGATGTACAAGTGGTATATCCGGTACATTTAAATCCAGCTGTTCGTGAAGTAGCGGATGAGATCCTTAAGGATGACAACCGTATTCACTTAATCGAACCGCTTGGAGTGGTAGATTTCCATAACTTCGCATCACGTGCGCATATCATTCTAACGGACAGTGGTGGTGTACAAGAGGAAGCACCTTCACTAGGCGTTCCTGTTCTTGTGCTTCGTGATACTACAGAACGTCCAGAAGGAATCGATGCAGGTACACTGAAGCTTGCAGGAACAGACGAAGAGACAATCTATGGACTAGCGAAGGAATTGCTAACCGATGATGCTGCTTATGAAGCAATGTCAAAAGCTTCGAACCCTTATGGCGATGGGGAAGCAAGTCGTAGAATCGCAGAAGCGATCCTGCACTACTTTGGCAAATCAACGGAGCGTCCAGACACGTTCAGAACTTTAGGGGTCTGA
- a CDS encoding SGNH/GDSL hydrolase family protein, producing MKKRRFLTVFVMIACVFSVIGGHFYYNNKLEETAYAAKLELAKAPNVKTETEKTAASEKKVEHFENAPSGIAELYNKKKIAGESLNLTLVGSSLTTSEAGNWATLFTAKMNEAYGKDVTVETTSFGKFNSLELTSQDSYAELVKKKTDVVLIEPVLMNDNEGVTIDDTLYVLGKMINDISYTNPDAIIVIQPSNPIYKPVKYATQVSALEAYAKEKGISYLNHWEAWPDVDSEDLKKYVTDELVPNEEGYKLWSEYVYNVFK from the coding sequence GTGAAGAAGCGTCGGTTTTTAACGGTGTTTGTTATGATTGCTTGCGTTTTTAGTGTGATTGGCGGACATTTTTATTACAACAATAAATTAGAAGAAACGGCATATGCGGCAAAACTAGAACTAGCGAAAGCTCCGAATGTGAAGACAGAAACGGAGAAAACAGCGGCTAGCGAAAAGAAAGTAGAGCATTTTGAGAATGCTCCTTCTGGGATTGCTGAACTATATAACAAGAAAAAAATTGCCGGTGAAAGCTTGAATCTTACGCTTGTCGGATCATCTTTAACGACTTCGGAAGCAGGCAATTGGGCTACACTTTTTACTGCAAAAATGAACGAGGCGTACGGTAAAGATGTGACCGTTGAAACGACGAGCTTTGGGAAATTCAATAGCTTAGAGTTAACTAGTCAAGATAGCTATGCGGAGCTAGTTAAAAAGAAAACAGATGTCGTACTTATTGAGCCTGTTTTGATGAATGATAATGAGGGCGTTACGATTGATGATACTCTCTATGTATTAGGAAAAATGATCAATGATATCAGCTATACGAATCCTGATGCAATCATCGTCATACAGCCATCCAATCCAATCTATAAACCGGTGAAGTATGCGACTCAAGTAAGTGCATTAGAGGCATATGCAAAAGAGAAAGGCATTTCGTATCTCAATCACTGGGAAGCTTGGCCAGACGTTGATTCAGAGGATCTCAAAAAATATGTGACAGATGAATTGGTTCCAAATGAAGAAGGCTATAAATTATGGTCAGAATATGTTTATAATGTGTTCAAATAA
- a CDS encoding acetylxylan esterase: protein MFDELWKDYIPESTRELDFDTFWEETISESKNQPLEVRLSEISYPISHITAQKLMLKGFNGTDLTAFYLKPDFVKDNIPCLLVLHGYGGNKGSIANYAKYLMMGFAVVALDIRGHGESANGGYPAGGTGSWVTQGILDPRTYYYRHVYMDVIRLMDVIETFPELDPKKIVVYGASMGGGIALAVAALDDRASIVFADVPNMCDLPLAIQLKMEGSLVSVEQYLRQYPNHLKQVFSTLSYFDNKNLAENIKCPVRLSAGGKDPICPPQTIYGVYNLLQTDKDMVYYPFSGHDLPGSTSHTDYLVNRLSGYLKER from the coding sequence ATGTTTGATGAACTGTGGAAAGATTATATACCTGAAAGCACGCGTGAATTAGATTTTGATACGTTTTGGGAGGAGACGATTTCTGAATCTAAAAACCAGCCACTTGAAGTCCGGCTCTCGGAGATTTCGTATCCCATTTCACACATCACTGCACAAAAGCTCATGCTTAAAGGTTTTAACGGCACAGACCTCACAGCTTTTTATTTAAAGCCTGATTTTGTAAAAGATAATATTCCTTGTCTGCTCGTTTTACACGGCTATGGCGGCAATAAAGGATCGATTGCAAACTACGCAAAATACCTCATGATGGGGTTTGCTGTTGTTGCACTCGACATAAGAGGACACGGAGAATCCGCGAACGGGGGATATCCTGCTGGAGGAACGGGTTCCTGGGTCACACAAGGTATTCTAGATCCTCGAACGTATTATTACCGTCACGTTTATATGGATGTAATTCGTCTAATGGATGTAATAGAAACATTTCCTGAACTAGATCCTAAAAAAATAGTGGTCTATGGTGCAAGTATGGGAGGGGGTATTGCCCTTGCGGTTGCTGCTTTGGACGACCGAGCATCTATTGTGTTTGCAGACGTTCCCAATATGTGTGATCTTCCGCTCGCAATCCAGCTGAAGATGGAGGGTTCACTTGTTTCAGTAGAGCAATACCTTCGCCAATATCCAAATCACCTTAAACAAGTGTTTAGTACGTTATCTTATTTCGATAATAAAAACCTCGCAGAAAATATTAAATGTCCGGTACGACTTTCAGCAGGAGGGAAAGACCCAATCTGTCCACCGCAGACCATCTATGGTGTTTACAACCTGCTACAGACAGATAAAGACATGGTCTATTATCCTTTCTCTGGCCACGATCTCCCCGGAAGCACCAGCCATACAGATTATCTCGTTAACAGGCTTTCAGGTTATTTGAAGGAAAGATAA